One genomic window of Xanthobacter dioxanivorans includes the following:
- a CDS encoding ATP-binding protein, with translation MTRLWTGSLAARFICFTLLSLALAQAATFLISWDEHGQVMRKAAKGEMLSRCASLVRVLEATPPELQDDILAASNTTSTRYWVSPHGPTDAAQWRREAWDHLTRPLPRVMFPGQKAFPEPRIEAPANIEAAGSPNWYEVRPEAWPLARPASFLYLDQNTGMGLAVRLENGSWLNSAFAKPVQEGFWNAQSITSLGLSALVLSIIAVFAARGITQPLRRLARASEALGRGQDIGPLPETGPEDIRRTAEAFNRMQARLLRFVEDRTRLLAAIGHDLRTPLTSLRLRAEFIADDELREKMLSTIAEIQSMAEATLAFMREEATAEPTRTVDISALVESLCEDLAELGHDVVFAEGPRLGYRCRPAALRRACRNLVENAARYGERARVRIEVSEQNIDIVVEDDGPGIPDGAREQVFAPFFRLENSRNRETGGVGLGLSIARTIVRHHGGDVMLTNLHRGLRATVSLPTLDAEAPARAPRETHAEERMPASIPGARATPAV, from the coding sequence ATGACACGCCTGTGGACCGGCAGCCTCGCTGCTCGCTTCATCTGCTTCACCCTGCTCTCGCTGGCGCTGGCACAGGCGGCGACATTCCTCATCTCCTGGGACGAGCACGGCCAGGTGATGCGCAAGGCGGCGAAGGGCGAGATGCTGAGCCGCTGCGCCTCGCTGGTGCGCGTGCTCGAAGCCACGCCGCCCGAGCTGCAGGACGACATCCTGGCCGCCAGCAACACCACCAGCACGCGCTACTGGGTGTCGCCCCACGGGCCGACCGACGCCGCGCAATGGCGGCGGGAGGCATGGGACCACCTCACGCGCCCGCTGCCCCGGGTCATGTTCCCCGGCCAGAAGGCCTTTCCGGAGCCGCGGATCGAGGCCCCCGCCAACATCGAAGCGGCGGGATCGCCAAACTGGTACGAGGTTCGGCCCGAGGCCTGGCCGCTCGCGCGCCCGGCCAGCTTTCTCTATCTCGACCAGAATACGGGCATGGGCCTCGCCGTGCGGCTCGAGAACGGCAGCTGGCTCAACTCCGCCTTCGCCAAGCCGGTGCAGGAGGGCTTCTGGAACGCCCAGTCCATCACCTCGCTCGGCCTGTCGGCCCTGGTGCTTTCGATCATCGCGGTGTTCGCCGCGCGCGGCATCACCCAGCCCCTGCGCCGGCTGGCACGCGCGTCCGAGGCGCTGGGTCGCGGCCAGGACATCGGACCGCTGCCGGAGACCGGCCCCGAAGACATCCGCCGCACCGCCGAAGCCTTCAACCGCATGCAGGCCCGGCTGCTGCGCTTCGTCGAGGACCGCACGCGACTGCTCGCCGCCATCGGCCATGATTTGCGCACGCCGCTCACCTCCCTGCGCCTGCGGGCCGAGTTCATCGCCGACGACGAACTGCGCGAGAAGATGCTGTCGACCATCGCCGAGATCCAGTCCATGGCCGAGGCGACGCTGGCTTTCATGCGCGAGGAGGCGACCGCCGAGCCGACCCGGACGGTGGACATTTCGGCCCTGGTGGAGAGCCTGTGCGAGGACCTCGCCGAACTGGGCCACGACGTCGTCTTCGCCGAGGGACCCCGGCTCGGCTATCGCTGCCGCCCGGCAGCGCTGCGGCGGGCCTGCCGCAACCTCGTGGAAAATGCAGCCCGCTACGGCGAGCGCGCGCGGGTCCGCATCGAGGTGTCGGAGCAGAACATCGACATCGTGGTCGAGGACGATGGGCCCGGCATTCCCGACGGGGCGCGCGAGCAGGTTTTCGCGCCCTTCTTCCGGCTGGAGAATTCACGCAACCGGGAAACCGGCGGCGTCGGGCTGGGCCTGTCCATCGCCCGCACCATCGTGCGCCATCATGGCGGCGACGTGATGCTCACCAACCTGCACCGGGGCCTGCGCGCGACCGTCAGCCTTCCGACACTGGACGCGGAGGCTCCGGCCCGCGCCCCGCGCGAGACCCACGCCGAGGAGCGCATGCCGGCCTCGATCCCGGGGGCCCGGGCGACCCCCGCTGTGTGA
- the fdxA gene encoding ferredoxin FdxA: MAYVVTDGCIRCKYMDCVSVCPVDCFYAGENMLVIHPDECIDCGVCEPECPAAAIVPDTDPGAGAWAALNAEYAAKWPNITEKGAPPEDADAWNGRDGKAALFSPTAA, encoded by the coding sequence ATGGCCTACGTCGTCACCGATGGCTGCATCCGCTGCAAATACATGGACTGCGTCTCCGTCTGCCCGGTGGACTGCTTCTATGCCGGGGAAAACATGCTGGTGATCCATCCGGACGAGTGCATCGACTGCGGCGTGTGCGAGCCGGAATGCCCGGCAGCCGCCATCGTCCCCGACACCGATCCCGGCGCGGGGGCGTGGGCCGCGCTCAATGCCGAATATGCGGCGAAGTGGCCGAACATCACCGAGAAGGGCGCCCCGCCGGAGGATGCCGACGCCTGGAACGGGCGCGACGGCAAGGCCGCCTTGTTCTCCCCCACCGCCGCCTGA
- a CDS encoding ferredoxin--NADP reductase, whose translation MSNLMEERVLSVHHWTDRLFSFTTTRDTGFRFRNGEFTMIGIKVDGKPLLRAYSVVSPNHEDTLEFFSIKVPDGPLTSRLQHLKVGDPIIVGRKATGTLVIDNLRDGENLYLLGTGTGLAPFLSIIRDPETYARFDKVVLVHGCREVQELAYGDLITEDLPAHEFLGEEIGGKLIYYPTVTRETFRNRGRVTDLIESGKLFEDIGLPPLDRARDRVMLCGSPQMMVDLRAMLEQRGFEEGNHGEAGDFVLEKAFAER comes from the coding sequence ATGAGCAACCTAATGGAAGAGCGCGTGCTCAGCGTCCACCACTGGACCGACCGCCTGTTCAGCTTCACCACCACCCGTGACACCGGCTTTCGCTTCCGCAACGGCGAGTTCACCATGATCGGCATCAAGGTGGACGGAAAGCCGCTGCTGAGGGCCTATTCGGTGGTGAGTCCGAACCATGAGGACACCCTCGAATTCTTCTCCATCAAGGTGCCGGACGGCCCACTCACCTCGCGTCTCCAGCACCTGAAGGTGGGCGATCCCATCATCGTCGGCCGCAAGGCCACCGGCACCCTCGTCATCGACAATCTGCGCGACGGCGAAAACCTCTATCTGCTGGGCACCGGCACGGGCCTTGCGCCTTTCCTCTCCATCATCCGCGACCCGGAAACCTATGCCCGCTTCGACAAGGTGGTGTTGGTCCACGGCTGCCGCGAGGTGCAGGAGCTCGCCTATGGCGACCTCATCACCGAGGACCTGCCCGCCCACGAATTTCTCGGCGAGGAGATCGGCGGCAAGCTGATCTATTATCCCACCGTCACCCGCGAGACGTTCCGCAACCGCGGCCGCGTCACCGACCTCATCGAGAGCGGCAAGCTGTTCGAGGACATCGGCCTGCCACCCCTCGACAGGGCGCGGGACCGGGTGATGTTGTGCGGCTCGCCGCAGATGATGGTGGACCTGCGCGCCATGCTGGAGCAGCGCGGGTTCGAGGAGGGCAACCACGGCGAGGCCGGCGACTTCGTTTTGGAAAAGGCCTTCGCCGAACGGTGA
- a CDS encoding molybdopterin cofactor-binding domain-containing protein: MTEPTPSPDTLLSRSGTLAVLRPALPVGGLQRTAAPREGALDLFLFLDDSGAVMAFNGHVDLGTGIRTALAQIVAEELDVAFDQVLMVLGHTGGTPNQGATIASDSIQVAAIPLRRAAAQARHHLVGLAAAELGLPPEALDVTDGVVRPRAGGNVGISYAALLSGRKDRLLLAEHVALKPVAEHRIVGQRMPRVDIPAKATGQFVYVHDVRVPGMLHGRVVRPPYAGVDAGAFIGTSLICVDEASVAGLPGVVAVVTMGDFVGVVAEREEQAAEAARRLVVRWKPTPPLPDLADVAQALRANPSTPRTLIDRGDVEAARTAAAVPMDRTYAWPYQMHASIGPSCAVADVRPDRVTVWSGTQNPYPLRADIALLLDVAEDDIDIIRFEAAGCYGRNCADDVAADAALLSRAIGRPVRVQLTREQEHAWEPKGAAQLMEVKGGLNADGTPAAYDFSTRYPSNAAVTLALLLTGRVPANNPVFEMGDRTAIPPYAYDNLRVVVHDMAPIVRAAWLRGVSALPNSFAHESYIDELAAEAGVDPVDYRLRHLHDPRAVDLVKEVAARADWAHRTGPRMEVVEGDVVRGQGFAYALYVHSKFPGYGAAWSAWVAEVEVNTATGDVKVSRVVVGQDSGLMINPAGIEHQIHGNVIQSTSRVLKEQVGFTDTAVASREWGAYPILTFPEVPVINVVLMPRPDEPPLGSGESASVPSAAAIANAIFDATGVRMREPPFTPDRVRAALAGRAPPAEPKPEKPKRSWFALAGAALAGALGMAAMALPIRGAIAPVAPPDPAQFSAEMIARGRQLAALGDCAVCHTVPGGIANAGGRAMRTPFGTVYATNLTPDAETGIGRWSYAAFERAMREGISRDGRHLYPAFPYTAFTKASDIDLQALYAYLMSQPAVSAPTPQAQMAFPLNIRPLLAGWNALFLRPGPLAPEPARSPQWNRGAYLVEGLGHCGACHTPRNLLGAEKQGAAEFAGAMVDGWEAPALTALSAAPIPWTEAELYSYLRTGFSRFHGTAAGPMAPVVQELAHLPDADIRAMAAYLASFADAGAAVADPAARAAEMETRAEASLRPLDSLGGKLYEGACAACHAKEGPTLFGVRPALALNTNVHATRPDNLIRVILDGIPSPAARDLGDMPAFRDSLDDTQVAALARYIRARFAPDAPAWEGLETTVARLRATPEH, encoded by the coding sequence CTTCAACGGCCATGTGGACCTCGGCACCGGCATCCGCACCGCGCTGGCCCAGATCGTCGCCGAAGAGCTGGATGTGGCGTTCGATCAAGTCCTTATGGTGCTTGGCCACACCGGCGGCACGCCCAACCAGGGCGCCACCATCGCCAGCGATTCCATCCAGGTGGCCGCCATCCCCCTGCGCCGCGCCGCCGCCCAGGCGCGGCACCACCTGGTCGGCCTCGCCGCCGCGGAATTAGGCCTTCCGCCAGAAGCACTTGACGTGACCGACGGCGTGGTGCGCCCCAGGGCCGGCGGCAATGTCGGCATCTCCTACGCCGCGCTGCTGAGCGGCCGCAAGGACCGGCTGCTGCTGGCCGAGCACGTGGCGCTGAAGCCGGTCGCCGAGCATCGCATCGTCGGCCAAAGGATGCCGCGGGTGGACATCCCGGCCAAGGCCACCGGCCAGTTCGTCTATGTCCACGACGTGCGCGTGCCCGGCATGCTGCACGGGCGCGTGGTGCGCCCGCCTTATGCCGGTGTGGACGCCGGCGCCTTCATCGGCACCAGCCTGATCTGCGTGGACGAGGCCTCCGTCGCCGGCCTCCCCGGGGTGGTGGCGGTGGTCACCATGGGCGATTTCGTCGGCGTCGTCGCCGAGCGCGAGGAGCAGGCGGCGGAAGCCGCGCGCCGCCTTGTGGTGCGCTGGAAGCCGACCCCGCCCTTGCCGGACCTCGCCGACGTGGCGCAGGCGCTGCGCGCCAACCCTTCCACCCCGCGCACCCTCATCGACAGGGGCGACGTGGAGGCGGCCCGCACCGCAGCGGCCGTCCCCATGGATCGCACCTATGCGTGGCCCTACCAGATGCACGCCTCCATCGGCCCCTCCTGCGCCGTCGCCGACGTGCGGCCGGATCGGGTAACGGTCTGGTCCGGCACGCAAAACCCTTATCCGCTGCGGGCGGATATCGCGCTGCTGCTGGACGTGGCGGAAGACGACATCGACATCATCCGCTTCGAGGCCGCCGGCTGCTACGGCCGCAACTGTGCCGACGACGTGGCGGCGGACGCGGCCTTGCTGTCGCGCGCCATCGGCCGCCCGGTGCGGGTGCAGCTGACCCGCGAGCAGGAGCACGCCTGGGAGCCCAAGGGCGCCGCCCAGCTCATGGAGGTGAAGGGCGGCCTCAATGCCGATGGCACCCCGGCCGCCTACGATTTCTCCACCCGCTACCCCTCCAACGCCGCCGTCACCCTCGCCTTGCTGCTGACGGGACGCGTGCCGGCCAACAATCCCGTCTTCGAGATGGGCGACCGCACCGCCATCCCGCCCTATGCCTACGACAATCTGCGGGTGGTGGTGCACGACATGGCGCCCATTGTCCGCGCCGCGTGGCTGCGCGGCGTCTCGGCCCTGCCCAACTCCTTCGCCCATGAAAGCTATATCGACGAGCTCGCCGCCGAGGCGGGCGTCGATCCGGTGGACTACCGCCTGCGCCATCTTCACGATCCGCGCGCCGTGGACCTGGTGAAGGAGGTGGCGGCGCGCGCCGACTGGGCGCACCGTACCGGGCCGCGGATGGAAGTGGTGGAGGGGGACGTCGTGCGTGGGCAGGGCTTCGCCTATGCCCTTTACGTGCATTCGAAATTCCCCGGCTATGGTGCCGCCTGGTCGGCCTGGGTGGCCGAGGTGGAGGTGAACACGGCCACCGGTGACGTGAAGGTCTCGCGGGTGGTGGTGGGCCAGGATTCCGGCCTGATGATCAACCCCGCCGGGATCGAGCACCAGATCCATGGCAACGTCATCCAGTCCACCAGCCGGGTGCTCAAGGAGCAGGTGGGCTTCACCGACACCGCCGTGGCGAGCCGGGAATGGGGTGCTTATCCCATCCTCACCTTTCCCGAGGTGCCGGTGATCAACGTGGTGCTGATGCCGCGCCCGGACGAGCCGCCTCTGGGCTCGGGCGAGTCCGCCTCGGTGCCGAGCGCGGCGGCCATCGCCAACGCCATCTTCGACGCCACCGGCGTGCGCATGCGCGAGCCACCCTTCACCCCGGACCGGGTGCGCGCGGCGCTGGCCGGGCGGGCTCCTCCGGCGGAGCCGAAGCCGGAAAAGCCGAAGCGCTCCTGGTTCGCCCTTGCTGGAGCCGCGCTGGCGGGGGCGCTCGGCATGGCGGCGATGGCCCTGCCGATCCGCGGCGCCATCGCGCCCGTCGCCCCGCCGGATCCGGCGCAATTCTCCGCCGAGATGATCGCCCGCGGCCGCCAGCTCGCGGCGCTGGGCGATTGCGCGGTGTGCCACACGGTGCCGGGCGGCATCGCCAATGCCGGCGGGCGGGCCATGCGGACGCCGTTCGGCACCGTCTATGCCACCAACCTCACGCCGGACGCCGAGACGGGCATCGGCCGCTGGTCCTACGCCGCCTTCGAGCGCGCCATGCGCGAGGGCATCTCGCGCGACGGGCGGCACCTGTATCCGGCCTTCCCCTACACCGCCTTCACCAAGGCTTCCGATATCGACCTCCAGGCCCTCTACGCCTATCTCATGTCGCAGCCGGCGGTCTCCGCGCCGACGCCGCAGGCGCAGATGGCCTTCCCCCTCAACATCCGCCCGCTCCTGGCCGGATGGAATGCTCTGTTCCTGCGGCCGGGGCCGCTCGCACCGGAGCCGGCCCGTTCGCCCCAGTGGAACCGCGGCGCCTACCTCGTGGAAGGGCTCGGCCATTGCGGCGCCTGCCACACCCCGCGCAACCTCCTCGGGGCGGAGAAGCAGGGCGCGGCGGAGTTCGCCGGCGCCATGGTGGACGGCTGGGAAGCCCCGGCCCTCACCGCCTTGTCGGCCGCGCCCATTCCGTGGACCGAGGCGGAGCTTTATTCCTACCTGCGCACGGGATTCTCGCGTTTCCACGGCACGGCCGCCGGCCCCATGGCGCCGGTGGTGCAGGAGCTGGCGCACCTGCCGGATGCGGACATCCGTGCCATGGCGGCCTATCTCGCCTCCTTCGCCGATGCCGGTGCCGCAGTCGCTGATCCCGCCGCGCGCGCGGCGGAGATGGAGACGAGGGCCGAAGCCTCCCTGCGCCCGCTCGACAGCCTGGGCGGCAAGCTCTACGAGGGCGCCTGCGCCGCCTGCCACGCCAAGGAGGGCCCCACCCTGTTCGGCGTGCGTCCGGCGCTGGCGCTCAACACCAATGTGCATGCCACCCGGCCGGACAACCTGATCCGCGTGATCCTCGACGGCATTCCCTCGCCGGCAGCCCGCGACCTCGGCGACATGCCGGCCTTCCGCGACAGCCTGGACGACACGCAAGTGGCCGCGCTGGCGCGCTACATCCGCGCCCGCTTCGCCCCCGACGCGCCCGCCTGGGAGGGGCTGGAGACGACAGTGGCACGGCTGCGGGCGACGCCGGAACATTAG
- a CDS encoding response regulator, which translates to MDSAPHIAIVDDHRDIRDLVGKYLTQHGYRISLAESAAAMRRLLEKSAPDLVVLDVMMPGEDGLSLCRHLRSTTDLPVILLTAMAEETDRIVGLEVGADDYLSKPFNPRELLARIKAVLRRVNSLPPQKGRLAAKVARFGRWTLDSGRRELMGQDGMAVPLSTAEFRLLCAFLDHPGIVLSRDQLLDLTAGRSAEPFDRSIDNQVSRLRKKIEVDPRTPVLIKTHWGGGYSLEAEVERA; encoded by the coding sequence ATGGACTCGGCCCCTCACATCGCGATCGTCGACGACCACCGGGATATCCGCGATCTCGTCGGCAAGTACCTCACCCAGCACGGCTACCGCATCAGCCTTGCGGAGAGCGCGGCGGCGATGCGCCGCCTCCTGGAGAAGAGCGCTCCCGATCTGGTGGTGCTCGACGTGATGATGCCCGGCGAGGATGGCCTGTCCCTGTGCCGCCACCTGCGCAGCACCACCGACCTGCCGGTGATCCTCCTGACCGCCATGGCGGAGGAGACCGACCGCATCGTCGGCCTGGAGGTGGGCGCCGACGACTATTTGAGCAAGCCGTTCAACCCGCGGGAGCTTCTGGCCCGCATCAAGGCGGTGCTGCGGCGTGTCAACAGCCTGCCGCCGCAGAAGGGCCGGCTGGCGGCGAAGGTGGCGCGCTTCGGCCGCTGGACCCTGGATTCCGGACGCCGCGAGCTGATGGGACAGGACGGAATGGCCGTGCCCCTGAGCACGGCGGAGTTCCGCCTGCTCTGCGCCTTCCTCGACCATCCCGGCATCGTGCTGTCCCGCGACCAGTTGCTCGACTTGACGGCGGGCCGCAGCGCCGAGCCGTTCGACCGCAGCATCGACAACCAGGTGAGCCGCCTGCGCAAGAAGATCGAAGTCGATCCCAGGACGCCTGTCCTCATCAAGACGCACTGGGGCGGCGGCTACAGTCTGGAAGCGGAGGTGGAGCGCGCATGA